TTAAACTACTACTTGGCGAATATAAACCGCcgcaaataattttatttttctgtacTGCCACTTACATTCATTTTCTTTGTCACATGACAAATCAACGCTATTTTGGGGATggtaatcatcatcatcatcatcatcgtaatCGTCGTCATCTTCGTGGTCATAACGTTTACGTTTACAAACTTTCGACCGAGCTGTAATTATGAATTATTCAAAATATAACTCGTATGCTTATTTGTGgagaatatgttaaaaaagcgaaaaatgatATAACCATTATAGCATTTCTAATCTTTTCATTGTATTGCTTAGTACGaatgacaaaaaatacaaacttaCAGCGCATGGAGTAACTTTTCTCAGATTTTCGTGATAGTACGTTTTTTCCTGATTGTTTTACACCTAACCAAAAGGGAAAGCTATGAATACATGCATATATTTTATACAGACTACGGCCGACTAACGTAAAAGAAGTTTGACAGCGGATATATCTGAGCATGCATGTctagattatttttattttatgtaaaattcacttcaaatttgaaagtttaaacCAACAGAACGCGACGATGATTATTTTTCTAATCAATCTTAACTGGAAAGGATTTATCGTAACTGTTATAATTCTAGTCAATAAAATCCAGTTTAAATTCAGCCCTCAATTTTcgtaaaatgaataaataaaaaaacaaccttttttattttggttCACTTTATGTCTTTTCACACACTTATCTGCTAACATACATCTGGATTTTTAGCTTTGGTGACTTCCTCATAAAGGATTTGAAATAACGTGTTAACTTTTCTTACCAGCTATATAAACATTCAATCCAATGCAACTTACAGGTTTTTTCCGAACTTGGTTTCTTTTCGTTCCCTTTGAATAATCTCTGTGATGCTTCGTCACCTGAGAACGATGTAAACATGCAATTAGGATAAGCAGTGTGACGTATACTGACCTAAACTATGAAAATCCTGGAACATACATGAAGTTTCTGTACTAACTCTACTTTGTCCTTCAAATTTTCTTTGTGATGCTCCGTTaccttaaaaaatgtgaaaaacgaGTGATTGAATTATAATACTAGCTAAATTCTATTTGCTGATGTGGCAAGGATCCTTTTGGGTTCTTAAAATGTCATATCAGAACTTGAAAAAGAGGTTTACTTATATATCTCAAGGTATGCATCATATTTTTTATCGTAACGATATGCTCAAACATTTGCAAacagttttaagaacatttCTCAACGTATTACAGGATTAAATGTGACTTGTTCACAAAACGAAAGAGTCGCACTAGCATGAGAGTAATTATGACAAACATACCTGCATCTATCTGAAGGAGTTGCTTTCCAACTTTCGTAATCTCCATAAGGGCAGGAGGGGCTTGATATGTTCCTTCGTTAATAGCACG
The Hydractinia symbiolongicarpus strain clone_291-10 unplaced genomic scaffold, HSymV2.1 HiC_scaffold_69, whole genome shotgun sequence DNA segment above includes these coding regions:
- the LOC130629343 gene encoding uncharacterized protein LOC130629343, with translation MGHSRAINEGTYQAPPALMEITKVGKQLLQIDAGNGASQRKFEGQSRVSTETSCDEASQRLFKGNEKKPSSEKTCVKQSGKNVLSRKSEKSYSMRSRSKVCKRKRYDHEDDDDYDDDDDDDYHPQNSVDLSCDKENELLPVRTNANMERSYLAWPESVHVKFLKMFEKYIRRESQNPMPSREEMNFFLEENSLDIPWQKVRTKINNERAKRDRIKKSNLEKILKTS